Within the Nerophis ophidion isolate RoL-2023_Sa linkage group LG01, RoL_Noph_v1.0, whole genome shotgun sequence genome, the region accacaaaatcttattttgttgttgttgttgttgttattgtttaaaAACCCTGGACACAGGAAGACTTCAAGGGCAAAAATCAAATGTCGTTTTTCCTCATGTTTAGTTATTTGCGCTATTgactttattatacattttgtatGTGAAAAAAGGGACATTGTTGCACCCCCATCctttgtttttgtctgattataactgTGATCAAAAATGTTATCAATGAAAATTTGAAGTATTAATAGCAGTATTGGTATGACCCCTGTCACGACTTTGTACACAAATTGgtagtatcgcccaaaactaaagTATCCAAAGAACAGAcgaataagtgtttattacattgtAAAATACGTGCCGATGGAATAGTGTTACAGCAGAAAGCAGATTAATAATAGTAACAGTAATAATAGTTTTAATAACACAATTCAAGAAGAAATGActgaatatgttactgcatatgtcagcagctaagttAGGAGCATTGAAATGGTTATTTTATCATGTATATGCCTAATAATTCATCTGAAGACATAGTTATCACAAAAGAGGATGTAATATATATTGTGAGATAGATTATAGGTCCCCCGAGTTGGGGTTCCCCCGCTCCATTGTGCTTCAGTCTGGGGGTCAAAACCTGAAGACCACTGATCTAAAGGATTAACTCCACAGGTGTTTTGCTTCGTCTTTGGCTTttgtgatgttttgtttttttatgatgtCACCTTTGAAGGGTACTAGACTGTGATGGTTACCTTAGAAGCAAGAAATtgacacaccatgtgacaaaacGTCTCTGTCTTGGTGTTCAGTATGATACAACGAGAAGGGGTTGTGTTCAAGGCAACcacttatttttaattttattttttacataaacaGACCCTTGCTGCCTGCCCCTAACTTACAACTTTGCACTTCCTTGTCATTTTGGTAGACTCTTCTTGAAATGCGTTGTTTGGGCCAAGCGTCTCTCCAAATCCATTGTATCGTCAAAGATGGGTGAGTACATAAATGTTCTATTTTGACTTGTTTATATTACTTCTACACTAAATGTGATCATTTGAGAGAATACTTTTTTCTATTAGAACAAATGTAATATCAAGCAAAGACTATTAATAGATTAACGTCTATCATGTCTTCTATAATTTACTATatttttaaagggaaactgcactgttttttttttgagggggggATTTTTCCCATTATCCACAATCctcatgtaagacaagaacacagatGTATGTTCCTTTTCTTTACATTctaaatcagacctgggcaaactaagtcccgttaagcttttcagctttacatacaggttttggcgcaacatacgttaccatccaagcaacattatcatggacgcccctgcttatttcagcaagacaatgccaagccacatgttagaatagcgtggcttcatagtaaaagagtgtgggtactatttacaaattacacaacgtggacaatttcactggttttgattTTTGTAGTATGAAGCTGGTGGTCGGGTTCGGTGCTTTTTTTTTGGCACAGACTAAATCCCGGAGGTCCTACCGGGCATCGATTCACCTAAAATCCAATGGTGTCTTGTTTTAGGTACCTTGGTTGTGTATGACGTCACGCCTGGTTGCTGACTCTTTGCACTTCGCCACTTAGCGATCAGTCCAGTTTTCAATGcaaacaaagaaattgactcaaaaacGCTCCAACGCGAGTAAAATAAAGCTTTCcttttccaaaaatgcactagcttgatgctgatatacattggctttgctactgACTTGTTACTGATTAGTATTAGCGACTTTATATGACGACTACATCACCTCTCAATTTTGATCatgaaaactaaaactaagatgcacgttacaatcaaacagctggtgcgtaataagtaaaAATAATTACAGTATTAATGCTTTTTAGGGCGCAATCGAAAAACAATACCACagcataaaccaggggtctcagacacgcggcccgcgagacgttattatgcggcccccaccttaatatgaaagtttaatgttagtgcggcccacaagttttgtATGAATAGCGCTTGACATCGTTGTGTGCAGAGCTGAAGGAATCTTCCAATCacagtgtggtatgtggctctcgagggccgaacattgacgtcacttgcgtgatgcaagcagagaaacgttttgccacttttccactggACAGTCCGGGCCGGGGAAACGAGCGGTCGGATAGCTTcagaagcactccgccgaaggagcAAGCAAGAATAAAAAACTGTGGCGCACTAGACTCCAGCGCTGATACCCCGACAGAGAGCCGGCTGGGCGAAATGGACGTGTAACTTGTTCGTCGTGATTGtgaattgtgctaccgtaactgtaaaccccccccccaatttttgttatttggctccaaaatggctctttcaacgttctgggtagcctacctctgcattagtggaaaagtggcaagttagtcaaagcgacagaaacgttgccatggagacgagggtttttttACTTGCCtggttccgcccgattgtagctgagataggcgccagcaccccccgcgaccccaaaagggaataagcggtagaaaatggatggaaaatggatggttgcagtcacaccgcgacacttgtccgtcagtaataacagtccccgataacctggaccaattcaaaccgttttttttttttgttttttgttttttattgtttaatttgcattgcctcacacaatgaacactacatatatttctatatgacgccggataacactctgggagctgtcacttttttgcgctcgttaTCCCGGCActttcattggtactttaatttttaaCTTTACTtttccggctattatccgccgaccgccgtgttgctgtagagaggaaaagcggaacgacacacattgcggaaataacattattctcagtGCGtctgctaaatacaaatatattccacaaccacaaacatgtctttttcaaagcctccAGCGAAGataaaggttagtgatgagcgaagacaattccaggaaaagtgggagatgcaatatttctttgagtGCAGGGGCACCCccacgtgtcttatttgcacagagaaagttgtggtGAACAATTCTCATTTTgtgatttatattttgattttattttgtgttgaaaataaaaataaagacatttcaaaatgtttttttttttttaagaaatattttcttgcggcccagcctcacccagattctgcatccagtggcctccaggtaaattgagtttgagacccctggcatAAACTATATGCTACTGTTGGATGTGTCGGACTTACTACTGCAAATCCAACTTACTGTCATGCTGTacctgcaaatgagactcagaaatttGATAATAAAACTAGAACAGTGGTTATCATTAGCAAATTTTTAAATGTTGATATGATTTTATtgagaaaaataacatttattaacacacataGCACCGTTGAGTTCCAGTATCtattcccaggtaccgggaattggtaccatatcggttcaaatgtgaacggacGGTGTGgattttcaaagttgaccaacgtCCCGACTTGGTGCCACAACTTTCTACTATACAGGTGAGATGAACGATTGTAGCTTGTTTattaatatgcaggtcacagcATATAAATTGAGCGCtgttggaggtttttggatgtttttagaaggCTTTGTAGGCTGAATAGATGAACCCTGATTACCGGCATTATTAGCCACCTCGTATTAAaggtttttcactatttagaatgcacatcGAAGGgaaagatgtgtgttcttgtctcccaGAGGGATTGTGGATGATTGGCCAAATTCCCTTCAAAGAAAAATTCATTACACTGTAATGTAACTCCGGCATGATACTGTCTGTCTACACAGTGGTTTTGAAGTCTGAACCTGAACAGATTTCTGCTCTGACAAGAATCTGCACGGTTTTGGTTAGTGTAAGGAAGCAGTGTGGTTGTTGGCTGACAGATGAAAACACTTCCTTCTCTAAAAGCCTTCAACAATCCTCCTCCTCATGACCGACAACCTCGTTCATCTTCATGCAGCGGTATGAGCGTGCTTTGCCTGTAACCCACTGTACATCGGTGAGTTTTATACACAGCATATTTACCTATGTCCGGAGTAGTATAGTTCAAAACAGTAATGATGATTATATTTTTGAAATAATATATCATGCTTTTTTTAAGACTTTGGTATTTTGTGTTGTGATATCGGCTCTCTTAATGGTCTTCAATATTGTGGTTATTGATTGGAACAAACAAAAAGTTATTGGACAATATTTATTTCATTTGctattattaacaataataaaatttaaaatagtattctaaaaaaatatttgtacacatttttgtctgtttttacaaacaaaacaacaaaaaggtTGTTTTTCTTTAGACTTTTTCAACTTTAGACcgattgtagatcaggggtctccaaCAAGTTGCTCGTGAGCTACAAGTAGCTCGCCACCCAGTTTTGAGTGGCTCACCAAAGTCATTTTATAACCGTCCAATCCCGACATTGTGCCCTTAATGACTAATTACCACATTATAGCATAAAGAAATgggacttaaataaataaataaataaatgggttgtacttgtatagcgcttttctaccttcaaggtactcaaagcgctttgacactacttccacatttacccattcacacacacattcacacactgatggagggagctgccatgcaaggcgccaaccagcacccatcaggagcaagggtgaagtgtcttgctcaggacacaacggacgtgacgaggttggttctaggtgggatttgaaccagtgaccctcgggttgcgcacggccactctcccactgcgccacgccgtccccatatatgACTTGTCAGTCGTATAAaaatcaaacacaaaaaaatgcacaCCTTGCCCTTCTTTTTGTCAAaagtagtgtttttttcattcGTGATGcagttttgaatttggattatcCATGATTAATCAGAGGTTATTACACACTTGCGTAATTAAAATTGACTTAAAAAAGGATCCCTATATTTGGACGCAAATGCAATTTTGTCAGAATGTAATACaggaatatttttaaattattttacttgaatgcacatcATGATTTATTTGCTCGTAATCTGGTAATCGTTTAATCTAACGTCCTTTCAAGGTTTAGTTTGGAGTGAAATTTCCCAGTGAGCAGACCAGTCGCTTCTCCTCAATCATTTTTGTACTGACCTATGCACTGATCTGATCACTGACGGTATAACAACCCGCTCTACTTTTCAGTTAATCATCCACGGTTGAGGTAAAGGAGCATGGATAGGCTAAAAATTAATTGCCTGCATAATCTGCGTATATCCATTAttcaagctttttttaaaattaatactCACACTagtcaacttatttttaacagCCGTAATATAAATGATAAACTTTATTCATCGCATAGGGAAAATAAATGATTGTTGAATTTATACACTGCAAATTttttgccacttgccaagatttaacattttattttttcgaaATTTCTtagttttaatttatttaatacaagcattgcatttttgtatttatattttcaatatataaaaataactaaatatataaaaatataaagtgAGGAAAATAAATATTCAAATAGGTATTTTGATTTTTCCCCATGTAGAAATTATTGTTTGAAGATTCTGCAACATCTTGAGGATGCTTATTTTAAGAATTGGAATTTGAATAGagttgaataaaatacttatttctgtCTAAAAGTCATGTTAGTTATGTATTATCATTAGGATGTCTTAATAAGTAAAATAATCTGTCCATGCAGCTGGTTAATTCCACTagattttagtattttttcctaaaatctagtcttttttATCTAAACTCTTTTTGTGCAGTGTTGTCAGTACATTTTCATGTATTTGcagtatttttaatgtatttgtttctatttttttcttcaggaCAGTGCACACTAATGAAAAATCATCTGTACAGACTGTAGATGAGCCAGATTAAAGCATAGTTTCCATCTGTAGTCCTCCAATctagtgtgggtggcgctggaaGCAAGGTGGGTGAATTGTCCAcgacagtgactagaatggcagaagacGGATTAACTTTGATAATTTTTATTGTTCAGTTGACTCACTCATATTTTCATtatcaaagacaaaaaaaactattgtcagtcatcaataataaatgtttatCTTTTTTGCTACGCCTAGTTAAGTATTAATctgataaaaaatttttaaaaaaatcacagcAGAGCAGTGTTAATGCACAGAAATTAAGAAACCCTAAACCACTGTTCTCATATTGTAACTGTctattccaggggtgtcaaacgtacggcccgagggccagatcaggcccgcaaataggttttatccggcccgcgggatcagtttgctaagtataaaagttaacctgaaattttagaatgaaagaaacagctgttctaaatgtgcctACTGAATGTAGCAAAAGCAATGTTTTGTATATTTGTagttgatgctacatatgtacaaaataaactacaTGTTAGTACAtcggtcgaggaaaatgatcaaactacataaaaaacatcttgtaatttgattttgatgtatttttttttaatctatatatattgaaaatgaacgccaatgagttgactgatgaacagttTTTATTCAGAATTTATTCGGAAAAAATAAGTGACGACAGATAAATTATTAACCGTAACACgtaggtgtaaaaaaaaacctaacaacaTTAGGATTTTCacatttgtgcttgttctattatttaaacaaagaaaaaattctgaagttgtctttatttttgagttatcgtgccgtgattttaccagtccgacccacttgggagtagaccccccccccccctggtcTATTCAATTCACATTCATATTTGTCCCTACTTacactaatacagtggttctcaaattggggtacacgtacccctgggggtacttgaagatatgccaaggggtacgtgagatttttttaatttattttttttaaatagcaacaattcaaacatcatttataaatatatttattgaataatacttaaataaaatatgaatgtaagttcttaaactgtgaaaagaaatgcaacaatgcaatattcagtgttgacagctagattttttgtggacatgttccataaatattgatgttaaagattcctttttttgtgaagaaatgtttagaattaagttaatgaatccagatggatctctactacaatccccaaagagggcactttaagttgatggttacttctatgtgtagaaatctttatttataattgaatcacttgcttatttttcaacaagttttttattatttgtatatatttttttccaaatagttcaagaaactccactacaaatgagcaatattttgcactgttacacaatttaataaatccgaaactgatgacatatgctgtattttacttctttatctcttttttttcaaccaaaaatgatgtttagggggtacttgaatcaaaaaaatgttcacaggggatacatcactgaaaaaagattgagaaccccTACACTAATACACAAGctccatttaaaaatgtatttatgctGCCATCTTATGGACGACTTAAGCACTGCGTGTGACTTGTATGTTTATTGTTTTTAGACTGGAATTAGGTTAGCATTCTCATAGGAGCTGCCAGAAACAAATCTAACAAAGGAAAACCACGCCAGTTTTAATGATGACATGTGAGATTAAGATCAGAACATTGTTGATTGGCGTAACTGGAATAAATGTCTGTGTCCGTTCCTGGAGTAGAATGTTAATCAGATATGCTTTTCTTTTCCCTCCAGGGTGATGCCTCGGTCATTTTTAGTAAAGCGAGGAGGTTTAGAGCCCCTTCAGTCAGAACTGAGTCCTGTAATGAATGCAGCAGAAAAAGAGAAGGGGCCCTGGTACACATCCCAGGGGGACGCCACTGCACCCATGCAGGATATTGACACAGTCATCCTTGAATCACTGCAGAACTTTCCTGATAACAAGTCCTCTGAAGGTTAACATTTCACATAACATATATGGATATGATATCTGACTTTGAAACGGTCCGGACTTTCCTCCTAGAGCCCACTTCTGCTGATCCCTGCTGTCCAGACCACAAAGATACTTCCAAAGAAGACCCTCAAGCCGCTGTTTGCTCCAGACCTCAAGTGAGTTCAGAAAGGCAAATTGAAGTTTTACATCCATACTTCCAGGACCAGAAGTTCCATGACAATTCAAAGAAAATTTCTCCCAGAAAAGAGTGTCCACTCTGTGGCAAAGTAGGTCATCGAGCCTTCAAAATGCGAGCACGCTTGTACGGTATATTGAATACCTTATTtggaacacattttttaaaaaaagaagcaTTTTTTGTATTCTTAATTTTGCAGATATTTACTACGCATGTGTCCGGTTTCAAGAGACACATGTACAAGTGCCATGGAACCAGGACGTCAGCACGCATCCTGTCGTACACAACAGACAGGGGAAAGGTAAGCATTGATTGCTTGCTTCGGTAGGATTTTACAATAATGATTCCTCGTATGAATTTTTCCcagatgtttatttttattattgttattgttattatttatattacagtacatttaataatatatacatctaTTTAAGTAaagataaataatacatttaatgaatGATTTTAATCACAAcatatctttatttttattgtatatatatttttttaatttatatatttgtatagtgtgtgtatgtaccgtatttttcggattataagtcgttccggagtatatgtcgcaccggcagaaaaggcataataaagaatgaaaaaaacatacataagtcgcactggagtataagtcgcattttggggggaactttgtttgataaaatccaacagttcaagtacctaggagtcttgttcacgagtgagggaagagtggatcgtgagatcgacaggcggatcggtgcggcgtcttcagtaatgcggacgttgtgccgatccgttgtggtgaagaaggagctgagccggaaggcaaagctctcaatttaccggtcgatctacgttcccatcctcacctatggtcatgagctttgggtcatgaccgaaaggataagatcacgggtacaagcggccgaaatgagtttcctccgccgtgtggcggggctctcccttagagataggttgagaagctctgccatccgggaggaactcaaagtaaagccgctgctccttcacatcgagaggagccagatgaggtggttcgggcatctggtcaggatgccacccgaacgcctccctagggaggtgtgtagggcacgtccaaccggtaggaggccacggggaagacccaggacacgttgggaagactatgtctcccggctggtctgggaacgcctcgggatccccctggaagagctagacgaagtggctggggaaagggaagtctgggtttccctgcttaggttgttgcccccacgacccaacctcggataagcggaagaagatggatggatggatggaaaatccaacaccaagaatagacatttgaaaggcaatttaaaataaagaatagtgaacaacaggctgaataagtgtacgttttgAGAAGGTTAcatggtatgttaacgtaacatattatggtaagagccattcaaataactaaaacatatagaccatgctatacgtttacccaacaatctgtcactcctaatcgatacctcgatgtcgcttctaaacaactctgccaactccaaaggtatgcgccgcttcctcttgtcgttttctgctgcataattcactacgtccagcttgtgaTCTCAGGGTTTCcaaaacattcatttatttgtggtggcccgctacgaaagaattacggccgccacaaatattttattttattattttatttttttgtcttttgactcgctcgaacgctcataaaagcaatgggactctgtctgtgaatggagcttgtagttacatattatataaatatgtaaatattatataaatatgtacataaagtgttgtaattatattccaactccgagttcttcttggtcatcgccgccgccgctgacaCCCCCTACCtaccccccgccgcccgaccacaccaccacaaatagatgcctgacctgtgggaaacactgaatctgcagtacatgatctccttttcggtgccatttttgttcagccttgCTCAGTttttaagttaccgccaacgatgaaatgatccattttaatagctatggcagtagcatatagcatatagcagttagcattccatgacccacaatgcacttctgccatgaccctcccccgccgaattcttattggttgacgtgtgtgtaacgattgctgacattttctttgtctcttccgcgaattagataaataatattatttgattttttacggtaatgtgttaataatttcacacataagtcgctccggagtatatgtcgcacccccggccaaactatgaaaaaaactgcgacttatagtccgaaaattacggtatATATGTCTATGCATGtagacacatatacataaatataaataccaTGCATTTTGTTTTATATAAATCCTAACTGTTATAATTCACAAATATAAATCATGATAATTTATGATTATAATAATTATTGTTTTAAGCAGTAGTTTTGATCAATCATTTAATTATTGCacatatttaatttgtatttatatgttatataagtcctcatgtgtccagggacatatttccttagtttataaacaaaatattaataaaaaaataaaaaaagatgttCTGATGTCAAAAAACATCGCCGTGATCATAGAATCGACTAGAAACGCTACTGTACTTgacatcattacagtggatgttgttaggtgtagatccaccaatggtgtttgtttacatttcgacgccggtgagctacggtgtgtagtgaagcatgtttagctatttctagTCCTGCAGGGAAGATACTTGTAaggaacttactttatttgtcgccatagaggcgaggattagtgattttgaagtagctaaaacactgccgacggtggatggacgttagccgctagctagttagccatgtcttaaagcacctcttcctgagggcgtttcagtgttacaacttcacctttactgttagtttttaaaccaaaatgcgtccattctcccttttctgtctacacactgtgtctgcttgtaagtactccgtgattgtgcactgccgaacatgctcgtctgctcatcaaccagcaatgacacaacgtgacgacgacaAAGTGCGGGGGGATGgcgaactggtacttttcagaggcggtatagtaccgaatatgatttattagtatcgcagtactatactaagaGTAcaccgtataccgtacaacccttgtatgtatgtatatatgtatgtatgtatgtatgtgtgtatgtttgtatgtatgtcatatgtatgttgtatgtatctatgtatgtatattgtaggTTGTATGTATGctatatgtatgttatatgtatgtatgctacagtacatgtatgtatgatatacagtatgtatgaatgtatgatatatatgtatgtatgtatgagagatatgtatgtatgtatgatatatgatTCCATATTGTATGTATGATATACAGAatgtatgatatatatgtatgtatgtatgagagatatgtatgtatgtatgtatgtatgatatgtatgtatgtatgtgtgtatgtatgtatgtatgtatgtatgtatgtatgcatgtatgtatgtatgtatgcatgtatgtatgtatctatatatgtatgtacatatgtatgtatgtatgtatgtatgtatgatgccATATTTTATGtatgatatacagtatgtatgtatgtatgtatgaatgtatgatatgtatgtgtgtatgtatgtgtgtatgtatgtatgtatgtatgtatgtatgtatgatatatgatTCCATAGCGCGTCCACCACTGCTGATCACTGCtaccctcaccccccagggggtggaacaaggggatgggtcaaatgcagagtcgTTTCaccacaccgtgtgtgtgtgtgtgtgtgtgtgtgtgtgtgtgtgtgtgtgtgtgtgtgtgtgtgtgtgtgtgtgagactctcagtggtactttaatttttaagtttatatatttatgtgtgtatatatatatatgtatatgtatatgtatgtatatgtatatatatacatatatatatatatatatatatatatatatatatatatatatatatatatgtatatgtgggacAGTGGCCGAGTTGCCAATTACTGTGCACAACCAGTGTAGTTTATACacaatatgaaataaataaataactgctGTCAAAATGAACACTTATGACATGTTTTAGCACGTTACATGATTACACATGAACTATGCAGAGACGAAAAACGTAACTGAGAAATGATACACgggcaaa harbors:
- the LOC133559610 gene encoding zinc finger protein Gfi-1b-like isoform X2; this encodes MPRSFLVKRGGLEPLQSELSPVMNAAEKEKGPWYTSQGDATAPMQDIDTVILESLQNFPDNKSSEEPTSADPCCPDHKDTSKEDPQAAVCSRPQVSSERQIEVLHPYFQDQKFHDNSKKISPRKECPLCGKIFTTHVSGFKRHMYKCHGTRTSARILSYTTDRGKDRPFACTECGKAFKRSSTLSTHLLIHSDTRPYACQYCSKRFHQKSDMKKHTFIHTGEKPHVCHICGKGFSQSSNLITHSRKHKGDWPHRCPRCLYSFQDRRNLWQHQCAHR
- the LOC133559610 gene encoding zinc finger protein Gfi-1b-like isoform X3, translated to MPRSFLVKRGGLEPLQSELSPVMNAAEKEKGPWYTSQGDATAPMQDIDTVILESLQNFPDNKSSEEPTSADPCCPDHKDTSKEDPQAAVCSRPQIFTTHVSGFKRHMYKCHGTRTSARILSYTTDRGKDRPFACTECGKAFKRSSTLSTHLLIHSDTRPYACQYCSKRFHQKSDMKKHTFIHTGEKPHVCHICGKGFSQSSNLITHSRKHKGDWPHRCPRCLYSFQDRRNLWQHQCAHR
- the LOC133559610 gene encoding zinc finger protein 239-like isoform X1 is translated as MPRSFLVKRGGLEPLQSELSPVMNAAEKEKGPWYTSQGDATAPMQDIDTVILESLQNFPDNKSSEEPTSADPCCPDHKDTSKEDPQAAVCSRPQVSSERQIEVLHPYFQDQKFHDNSKKISPRKECPLCGKVGHRAFKMRARLYLLRMCPVSRDTCTSAMEPGRQHASCRTQQTGERPFACTECGKAFKRSSTLSTHLLIHSDTRPYACQYCSKRFHQKSDMKKHTFIHTGEKPHVCHICGKGFSQSSNLITHSRKHKGDWPHRCPRCLYSFQDRRNLWQHQCAHR